The Sphingomonas sinipercae genome contains a region encoding:
- a CDS encoding response regulator yields the protein MTLLRGKRVMLLEDEAIIAFSVEDMLIELGCSVVGPAMNLDEAMTLATGSEIDAAVLDVNINSARSYTVARELERREVPFVFASGYGEGGVEWDGSPVEILPKPYRKDQLERVLTDLLSQN from the coding sequence GTGACCCTGCTTCGTGGCAAGCGTGTCATGCTGTTGGAGGATGAGGCGATCATCGCCTTTTCCGTCGAGGATATGCTGATCGAGCTCGGCTGCTCGGTGGTCGGGCCGGCCATGAACCTCGACGAAGCAATGACCCTTGCGACCGGCAGCGAGATCGACGCGGCGGTGCTCGACGTGAACATCAACTCCGCCCGCAGCTACACCGTGGCGCGGGAGCTCGAGCGCCGCGAAGTGCCGTTCGTCTTTGCCAGCGGCTACGGCGAAGGCGGGGTCGAATGGGACGGCAGCCCGGTCGAGATCCTGCCCAAGCCCTATCGCAAGGATCAATTGGAGCGCGTGCTGACCGACCTGCTCAGCCAGAATTGA
- a CDS encoding complex I NDUFA9 subunit family protein — MINRDNRIVTVFGGAGFIGRYVCEYLLQQDVRVRVASRNPRLAHVIQPLASPGQWGAVRADVTNEASIRAAVAGANAVINLCGVFGARSGAVNAHGAGAVAKAAREAGAGALVHISAIGSDASSDAPYARTKAEGEAAVRAAFPGATIVRPSIVFGPEDDLTNRLGALSRLPVLPVVASERRFKPVYVKDVARAIAMAALDPAKHGGHDYDIGGPQVMTMEDIYAVSTRAAGREPDLVAMPNFASSILSWFGFLPGAPLTREQWKLLQSDNLPAEKSMGLEAFGIEPTAFAAVAPEWLGRFRQGGRFAADAVDQAA; from the coding sequence ATGATCAATCGCGACAATCGCATCGTCACCGTCTTCGGCGGCGCCGGCTTCATCGGCCGCTATGTGTGCGAGTACCTGCTTCAGCAAGACGTCCGGGTTCGCGTCGCCTCCCGCAATCCGCGGCTCGCGCACGTCATCCAGCCGCTTGCCAGTCCCGGGCAATGGGGCGCGGTTCGCGCCGATGTGACGAACGAAGCCTCGATCCGCGCGGCGGTTGCCGGCGCGAACGCGGTCATCAACCTGTGCGGCGTGTTCGGGGCCAGGTCGGGCGCGGTCAACGCGCACGGTGCGGGGGCTGTCGCCAAGGCCGCGCGCGAAGCCGGCGCGGGCGCCCTGGTCCACATTTCAGCAATCGGGTCAGATGCTTCGTCCGACGCGCCTTATGCCCGGACCAAGGCGGAGGGCGAAGCTGCCGTCCGTGCCGCATTCCCCGGCGCCACCATCGTCCGCCCGTCGATCGTCTTCGGGCCGGAGGACGATTTGACCAACCGGCTGGGTGCCTTGTCGCGCTTGCCGGTCCTGCCGGTCGTAGCGTCGGAGCGCCGATTCAAGCCGGTTTACGTCAAGGACGTCGCCCGAGCGATTGCGATGGCTGCGCTCGACCCGGCGAAGCACGGCGGCCACGACTATGACATCGGCGGGCCGCAAGTGATGACGATGGAGGACATTTACGCTGTCTCCACGCGCGCGGCCGGGCGGGAGCCGGACCTCGTCGCGATGCCAAACTTTGCTTCGTCGATCCTGTCGTGGTTCGGCTTCCTGCCGGGGGCGCCACTGACCCGCGAGCAGTGGAAACTGCTTCAATCCGACAATCTTCCGGCGGAGAAATCCATGGGCCTGGAGGCCTTCGGGATCGAGCCGACCGCATTCGCCGCCGTTGCCCCGGAATGGCTTGGCCGCTTCCGTCAGGGCGGGCGCTTTGCCGCCGACGCCGTCGACCAGGCGGCCTAG
- a CDS encoding undecaprenyl-diphosphate phosphatase: MPILLLVILLGIVEGLTEYLPVSSTGHLILATELLGFDANRWALFNVAIQPGAILAVVVLYWRTFRDVLVGMFKREASAWRFTRNLLIAFLPAVIIALMIGDIIDAMLENAVIVAWALIIGGFAILLIEKLAKPQDCDGVSNLTLRQSVGVGLVQCLAMIPGVSRSGATILGAMSLGVDRKTAAEFSFFLAVPTLSGATAMQLFRHGDTLTADMTGWILLGSAVSFVVAIVVVKAFISVVTRYGFAPFAWYRIIAGAAALAWLTMR; encoded by the coding sequence ATGCCGATCCTGCTGCTTGTCATCCTCCTCGGCATTGTCGAGGGGCTCACCGAATATCTGCCGGTCTCCTCGACCGGGCATTTGATCCTCGCCACCGAACTGCTCGGCTTCGATGCCAATCGCTGGGCCTTGTTCAACGTCGCCATCCAGCCGGGCGCGATCCTTGCCGTGGTCGTCCTCTACTGGCGCACCTTCCGCGACGTGCTGGTCGGGATGTTCAAGCGCGAAGCGTCCGCCTGGCGGTTCACGCGCAATCTCCTGATCGCCTTCCTGCCAGCCGTCATCATCGCGCTGATGATCGGCGATATCATCGACGCGATGCTCGAAAACGCAGTGATCGTCGCCTGGGCGCTGATCATCGGCGGTTTCGCCATCCTGCTGATCGAAAAGCTCGCGAAGCCGCAGGATTGCGACGGCGTGTCCAACCTCACCTTGCGCCAGTCGGTGGGCGTGGGGCTGGTGCAATGCCTGGCCATGATCCCGGGCGTCAGCCGGTCGGGGGCGACCATTCTTGGCGCCATGAGCCTTGGCGTCGACCGCAAGACGGCGGCCGAGTTCAGTTTCTTCCTGGCCGTGCCGACGCTGTCGGGCGCGACGGCGATGCAGCTGTTCCGCCACGGCGACACGCTGACGGCCGACATGACCGGCTGGATCCTGCTTGGCAGCGCGGTTTCGTTCGTGGTCGCGATCGTGGTGGTGAAGGCGTTCATCTCGGTCGTCACCCGCTACGGCTTCGCGCCTTTCGCCTGGTATCGGATCATTGCCGGTGCAGCGGCTTTGGCCTGGCTGACAATGCGCTGA
- a CDS encoding glutathione S-transferase family protein, with protein sequence MWQLFQFPLCPFSRKVRLVLGEKGIAHELVRENPWERRDEFIDLNPAGETPVIVDPDAGITLIGSQPIVEYFDETVDKMPMIHGNAALRAEIRRLVEWFDEKLFREAVEPLMNERMRKRLVSKESPDTRILRDAMRVANGHLDYIDYLLDHRRWLAGPGLSLADFTAAAHLSVIDYLGALDWRGHKQTKDWYSVMKSRPCFRPLLGERMEVIVPPQHYDKVDF encoded by the coding sequence ATGTGGCAGCTGTTTCAATTTCCCCTTTGTCCCTTTTCCCGAAAAGTCCGGCTGGTGCTGGGCGAGAAGGGCATTGCCCATGAGCTGGTGCGCGAAAACCCGTGGGAGCGGCGCGACGAGTTCATCGACCTCAATCCCGCCGGCGAGACGCCGGTCATCGTCGACCCCGACGCCGGCATCACGCTGATCGGGAGCCAGCCCATCGTCGAATATTTCGACGAAACGGTCGACAAGATGCCGATGATCCACGGCAATGCCGCGCTTCGGGCCGAGATTCGGCGGCTGGTCGAATGGTTCGACGAAAAGCTGTTTCGCGAAGCGGTCGAGCCCCTGATGAACGAGCGGATGCGCAAGCGCCTGGTCAGCAAGGAGAGCCCCGACACGCGCATCCTTCGCGACGCCATGCGGGTCGCCAATGGCCATCTCGATTATATCGATTACCTGCTCGACCACCGCCGCTGGCTCGCCGGTCCCGGCCTCAGCCTCGCCGACTTCACCGCCGCCGCCCACCTTAGCGTCATCGATTACCTCGGCGCCCTCGACTGGCGCGGGCACAAGCAGACCAAGGACTGGTATTCGGTGATGAAGTCGCGGCCCTGCTTCCGGCCGTTGCTGGGCGAGCGGATGGAAGTGATCGTGCCGCCGCAGCACTACGACAAGGTCGATTTCTAG
- the ubiG gene encoding bifunctional 2-polyprenyl-6-hydroxyphenol methylase/3-demethylubiquinol 3-O-methyltransferase UbiG, which translates to MVETSILPAEVAQFAASAGDWWDPNGSQAMLHKLNPVRLGYIRDRIDQHWALDESSFRPLEGKTALDVGCGAGLLAEPLARLGASVMGVDAAAELIQVASAHAGRQGLDIRYRAGELEEVEGQFDLITALEVIEHVADPAAFVGAVARRLAPGGLVIFSTPNATGWSKLLTITLAEGLGRIPKGTHDFGKFIGPDRMKQLLANAGLKCCDIEGIAWSPTRGLHLSEDVRLNYLIAATQAAQPA; encoded by the coding sequence ATGGTTGAGACAAGCATCCTGCCCGCCGAGGTCGCCCAGTTCGCGGCGTCGGCCGGGGACTGGTGGGACCCCAATGGTTCGCAGGCGATGCTGCACAAGCTGAACCCGGTGCGGCTCGGCTACATCCGCGATCGCATCGACCAGCATTGGGCGCTGGACGAAAGCAGCTTCAGACCGCTGGAAGGCAAGACTGCGCTCGACGTCGGCTGCGGCGCCGGGCTGCTCGCCGAACCGCTGGCCCGGCTTGGGGCGAGCGTCATGGGCGTCGATGCGGCCGCCGAGCTCATCCAAGTCGCCAGCGCCCATGCCGGCCGGCAGGGATTGGACATCCGCTATCGCGCGGGGGAGCTTGAAGAGGTCGAAGGGCAATTCGACCTTATCACCGCGCTTGAAGTGATCGAACATGTCGCCGACCCGGCGGCCTTCGTCGGCGCGGTCGCCCGGCGGCTGGCCCCAGGCGGCCTCGTCATCTTTTCGACCCCGAACGCCACGGGCTGGTCGAAGCTGTTGACGATCACCTTGGCCGAGGGGCTGGGACGCATTCCCAAGGGGACGCACGATTTCGGCAAGTTCATCGGTCCCGACCGGATGAAGCAGCTGCTCGCCAATGCCGGGCTCAAGTGCTGCGACATCGAAGGGATCGCCTGGTCGCCGACTCGCGGGCTTCATCTCAGCGAGGACGTGCGGTTGAACTACCTCATCGCCGCCACGCAGGCCGCGCAGCCAGCCTAG
- a CDS encoding aspartate kinase: MPRIVMKFGGTSMAGIERIRNVASRVRAEAEAGNQVLVVVSAMAGETDRLVQLCREASALSDPKEYDVVVASGEQVTAGLLAMTLQGMGVAARSFMGWQLVRASAVHGNARVDAVESALLDEALNAGTVAVIPGFQGVSEDGRLATLGRGGSDTSAVAIAAGVKADRCDIYTDVDGVYTTDPRIVPRARKLTQVTFEEMLELAGVGAKVLQVRSVGLAMRAKLPLRVLSAFEDVPGTDIVADLSGAEMERNEIAGIAADRNEARITLTGIADRPGTVATVMKPLAAAGISVDMIVHAATRAGEASDLTFTVPRAALAQARSAIEQEQSAIGFSEILCDDAVAKVSIVGVGIRSNPQLASRMFDTLAERGINMLAVTTSEIKVSALIAEDALDVAVRVLHTAFGLDAPANSQGQAA, encoded by the coding sequence ATGCCCCGGATCGTGATGAAATTCGGCGGCACGTCGATGGCGGGCATCGAGCGTATCCGCAACGTCGCCTCGCGCGTCCGGGCCGAGGCCGAAGCCGGCAACCAGGTGCTGGTCGTCGTTTCCGCGATGGCCGGCGAGACCGACCGGCTTGTGCAATTGTGCCGCGAAGCGTCGGCGCTGTCGGACCCAAAGGAATATGACGTCGTCGTCGCCTCGGGCGAGCAAGTGACCGCGGGGCTGCTGGCAATGACCCTTCAAGGCATGGGTGTGGCGGCACGCAGCTTCATGGGCTGGCAATTGGTTCGCGCGTCTGCGGTCCACGGCAATGCCCGGGTCGATGCGGTGGAATCCGCCCTCCTCGACGAAGCGCTCAACGCCGGCACCGTCGCCGTCATTCCAGGCTTCCAGGGCGTGTCTGAAGACGGGCGGCTCGCGACCCTTGGACGCGGCGGCTCCGACACTTCGGCGGTCGCGATCGCCGCCGGGGTAAAGGCCGACCGCTGCGACATCTACACCGACGTCGACGGGGTTTACACGACCGACCCGCGCATCGTCCCGCGCGCGCGGAAACTGACCCAGGTGACGTTCGAGGAGATGCTTGAACTCGCCGGAGTCGGCGCAAAGGTGCTGCAGGTGCGGTCGGTCGGCCTGGCGATGCGGGCGAAATTGCCGCTGCGCGTGTTATCCGCGTTCGAAGACGTGCCGGGCACCGATATCGTTGCCGATCTTTCAGGAGCCGAGATGGAAAGAAACGAAATCGCCGGCATCGCCGCCGATCGCAACGAAGCACGGATCACGCTGACCGGCATCGCCGACAGGCCCGGCACGGTGGCGACGGTGATGAAGCCCCTGGCCGCAGCTGGCATCTCCGTCGACATGATCGTTCACGCCGCGACCCGCGCCGGTGAGGCAAGCGACCTGACCTTCACCGTGCCGCGCGCCGCCTTGGCGCAGGCCCGTTCGGCTATCGAGCAGGAACAGTCGGCGATCGGCTTCAGCGAAATCCTGTGCGACGATGCCGTCGCCAAGGTGAGCATCGTCGGCGTCGGTATCCGTTCCAACCCGCAACTCGCGTCGCGGATGTTCGACACGCTAGCCGAGCGGGGGATTAACATGCTCGCCGTGACCACATCGGAGATCAAGGTCAGCGCGCTGATCGCGGAAGACGCCTTGGATGTTGCCGTCCGGGTCCTCCACACCGCGTTTGGCCTCGACGCGCCGGCCAACTCCCAGGGACAGGCAGCATGA
- a CDS encoding NAD(P)H-dependent flavin oxidoreductase yields the protein MSMGHDRLNELMHRGTEFLGCELAIMAGAMSWVSERSLVSAISNAGGFGVIACGAMTPELLDTEIAETKARTAKPFGVNLITMHPQLSELIDVCTKHGVGHIVLAGGLPPGSAIERIKASGAKLMAFAPALSLAKKLMRSNVDALVIEGMEAGGHIGPVSTTVLAQEILPHVAKDIPVFVAGGIGRGEAIAAYLEMGAVGVQIGTRFVCANESIAHPNFKKAFIRASARDAVLSVQIDPRLPVIPVRALKNKETERFAAKQREIAGQLDGGELEMAEAQLQIEHYWAGALRRAVIDGDVETGSVMAGQSVGMVKQEEPVADILRELADEAAAALESRG from the coding sequence ATGAGCATGGGGCATGACCGCCTGAACGAACTGATGCACCGCGGTACCGAGTTCCTCGGTTGCGAACTGGCGATCATGGCTGGGGCGATGAGCTGGGTCAGCGAGCGCAGCCTGGTGTCGGCGATCAGCAACGCCGGCGGTTTCGGAGTCATCGCCTGCGGCGCAATGACTCCCGAGCTGCTCGACACGGAAATTGCCGAGACCAAGGCGCGCACCGCCAAGCCGTTCGGCGTCAACCTCATCACCATGCACCCGCAGCTAAGCGAGCTGATCGACGTCTGCACCAAGCATGGCGTCGGCCACATCGTGCTCGCCGGCGGGCTCCCGCCCGGCTCGGCGATTGAGCGGATCAAGGCCAGCGGCGCGAAGCTGATGGCGTTCGCCCCCGCATTGTCGCTGGCCAAGAAGCTCATGCGGTCGAACGTCGACGCGCTGGTCATCGAAGGGATGGAGGCCGGCGGCCACATCGGGCCAGTGTCCACCACCGTGCTTGCGCAGGAAATCCTGCCGCACGTCGCCAAGGACATACCCGTGTTTGTCGCAGGCGGGATCGGCCGCGGCGAAGCGATTGCCGCTTATCTGGAAATGGGCGCGGTCGGGGTCCAGATCGGCACCCGCTTTGTCTGCGCGAACGAAAGCATCGCCCATCCCAATTTCAAGAAAGCGTTCATCCGCGCTTCGGCCCGCGACGCCGTCCTGTCCGTTCAGATCGACCCGCGGCTGCCGGTGATCCCCGTCCGGGCGCTGAAGAACAAGGAAACCGAACGCTTCGCCGCCAAGCAGCGCGAAATCGCGGGTCAACTGGACGGCGGCGAGCTGGAAATGGCTGAGGCGCAGCTGCAGATCGAGCATTATTGGGCCGGCGCGCTCCGCCGCGCGGTCATCGACGGCGATGTCGAGACCGGTTCGGTGATGGCCGGCCAGTCGGTCGGCATGGTCAAGCAGGAAGAACCGGTCGCCGACATCCTGCGCGAGCTGGCGGACGAGGCCGCGGCCGCGCTGGAGAGCCGCGGCTAG
- a CDS encoding MipA/OmpV family protein, with protein MRLLLTVASVILVAVPVAEASAQAVGTYRVRAGLGAQMRPEYLGSDGREWAPYPKVSIAKGDEPFGFGAPDDSFGIKLVRSGGFSIGPAAKIRSGRKDSDVGLPLGKVDRAVEIGAFAEQQVSKSFRLRGEVLKAVSGHDGLVGSLGADYVNRDGDKYLFSIGPRLRLADKKFHEAYFGVTPQAALATGLDAYNPGGGIYAVGMTSSANYALNKDWGLFGYGRYDRLVGDAAKSPVIRDIGSRDQFSVGAGLTYTFNVKI; from the coding sequence ATGCGCCTCCTCCTCACCGTCGCCTCTGTCATCCTCGTCGCCGTACCGGTTGCGGAAGCCTCCGCCCAAGCAGTCGGAACCTATCGCGTGCGCGCCGGCCTGGGCGCCCAGATGCGTCCTGAATATCTCGGCTCCGACGGGCGCGAATGGGCGCCATATCCCAAGGTTTCCATCGCCAAGGGCGACGAGCCGTTCGGCTTCGGCGCGCCCGACGACAGCTTCGGGATCAAGCTGGTCCGCAGCGGTGGCTTTTCGATCGGTCCGGCGGCCAAGATTCGCTCCGGTCGGAAAGACTCCGACGTTGGCTTGCCGCTGGGCAAGGTCGACCGCGCGGTAGAGATTGGCGCCTTCGCCGAACAGCAGGTGAGCAAGTCCTTCCGGCTTCGCGGCGAAGTGCTGAAGGCGGTCAGCGGCCATGACGGGTTGGTCGGCAGCTTGGGCGCCGATTACGTCAATCGCGACGGCGACAAATATCTGTTCTCGATCGGCCCGCGCCTGCGACTGGCCGACAAGAAGTTTCACGAAGCCTATTTCGGAGTCACGCCGCAGGCCGCGCTTGCGACCGGGCTGGACGCCTATAATCCGGGCGGCGGAATCTATGCCGTGGGCATGACGTCCAGCGCAAACTACGCGCTGAATAAGGATTGGGGATTGTTCGGCTACGGTCGCTATGACCGGCTGGTCGGCGACGCCGCCAAATCCCCGGTCATCCGCGACATCGGATCGCGCGATCAGTTCTCGGTCGGCGCCGGGCTGACCTACACCTTTAACGTCAAGATCTAG
- the ptsP gene encoding phosphoenolpyruvate--protein phosphotransferase, producing the protein MPLTAAASAREILTGLHDVMAKRGNAQSKLNEVVNLIAEAMKSEVCSIYLLRANELELFATHGLREEAVHVTRLKMGEGLVGSIAADGRILNLAEAASHPEFVYRPETGEERYHSFAGVPIVRRENPIGVLCVQHAEPRRYADVEIEALQTVAMVLSELIAAARLVDGSRRGNRRDSGPVRLSGLKLVKGMAKGQAVFHQPRVVVEHTIAEDTEAERERVYAAFRKMREQIDNMAREAEFGTVGEHQEILETYRMFAYDEGWSRRINEAIDSGLTAEAAVERVQQRTRARMREIDDPLLQERMHDLEDLSNRLLRIVSGRVGTAAQSGLTQDTVLIARNLGPAELLDYDRRRLKAVILEEGSLTAHVTIVARAMGVPVVGRLHEIRHSVEEGDQVLVDGDNGSVIVRPSRTLATSFDQRMALRLKQRAQFDAVRSLPAKSRDGVDVSVMVNAGLAEDASSLELTGADGIGLFRTEFQFLVSATLPGRESQQKLYRKVLDSAGDKPVIFRTLDIGGDKALPYLTGLDDEAENPSMGWRALRLSLDRSALMKAQARALIQAASGRVLRVMFPMVSEPWEYEQARKLFEEQIDWARAGGRALPSQIEYGAMLEVPSLAEMLDQLLPRVNFLSIGTNDLTQFLFAADRADPRLAERYDWLSPAILRFLKRVIDAANAADVPVRICGEMAGRPLEAMALIGLGAERFSITPAAVGPTKAMVRSLDVDAIRARMQQLLQRPPQDMRKTLTDWAKRHRVAIA; encoded by the coding sequence ATGCCCCTCACAGCCGCCGCGTCCGCCCGGGAAATCCTCACCGGCCTGCACGATGTGATGGCCAAGCGCGGCAATGCCCAGTCCAAGCTGAACGAGGTCGTCAACCTGATCGCCGAGGCGATGAAGAGCGAAGTCTGCTCGATCTACCTGCTGCGTGCCAACGAGCTGGAATTGTTCGCGACTCACGGGCTGCGAGAGGAAGCGGTGCACGTCACCCGCTTGAAGATGGGCGAAGGCCTGGTCGGCTCGATCGCTGCCGACGGACGGATCCTCAACCTCGCCGAAGCCGCCTCGCATCCTGAGTTCGTCTATCGGCCGGAGACGGGGGAAGAGCGCTATCACAGCTTTGCCGGCGTCCCGATCGTTCGCCGTGAAAATCCCATCGGCGTCCTGTGCGTCCAGCATGCCGAGCCGCGCCGCTATGCCGATGTCGAGATCGAGGCCCTGCAGACCGTCGCCATGGTCTTGTCGGAACTCATTGCCGCCGCTCGCCTGGTCGATGGTTCTCGTCGCGGCAATCGCAGAGACTCCGGACCGGTCCGCCTGAGCGGCCTCAAGCTGGTCAAAGGCATGGCCAAGGGCCAAGCCGTCTTCCATCAGCCGCGCGTCGTCGTCGAACATACGATCGCCGAGGATACCGAGGCGGAGCGCGAGCGGGTCTACGCTGCCTTCCGCAAGATGCGCGAGCAGATCGACAACATGGCGCGCGAAGCCGAATTCGGCACCGTCGGTGAGCATCAGGAGATCCTCGAGACCTACCGGATGTTCGCTTACGACGAAGGCTGGTCGCGGCGGATCAACGAAGCGATCGACAGCGGCTTGACCGCGGAAGCGGCGGTCGAGCGCGTCCAGCAGCGCACCCGGGCGCGGATGCGCGAGATCGACGATCCGCTGCTTCAGGAGCGGATGCACGACCTGGAGGACCTGTCGAACCGGCTGCTCCGGATCGTTTCCGGGCGGGTCGGCACCGCCGCGCAATCCGGCCTGACCCAGGATACCGTCCTGATTGCCCGCAATCTCGGACCCGCCGAGCTGCTCGACTACGACCGGCGGCGGCTGAAAGCCGTCATCCTCGAAGAAGGCTCCCTGACGGCGCACGTCACCATCGTCGCCCGGGCCATGGGGGTGCCCGTCGTTGGCCGGCTCCACGAGATTCGCCATTCCGTGGAGGAAGGCGACCAGGTGCTGGTCGACGGCGACAATGGCAGCGTCATCGTCCGCCCTTCCCGCACCCTGGCCACCAGCTTCGATCAGCGGATGGCGCTCCGGCTCAAGCAGCGCGCGCAATTCGATGCCGTTCGCTCCCTGCCGGCCAAATCGCGGGACGGCGTCGACGTCAGCGTGATGGTCAATGCGGGCCTCGCCGAAGACGCTTCGTCGCTGGAATTGACCGGCGCCGACGGGATCGGCCTGTTCCGGACCGAGTTCCAGTTCCTGGTCTCAGCCACCCTCCCCGGCCGGGAAAGCCAGCAGAAGCTGTACCGCAAGGTGCTGGACTCCGCGGGCGACAAGCCGGTGATTTTCCGAACGCTCGACATCGGCGGCGACAAGGCCCTGCCCTACCTCACCGGGCTGGACGACGAAGCCGAAAACCCGTCGATGGGCTGGCGGGCGCTTCGGTTGTCGCTCGACCGCTCCGCCTTGATGAAAGCCCAGGCGCGCGCGCTGATCCAGGCCGCGTCCGGACGGGTGCTTCGGGTGATGTTCCCGATGGTCTCGGAGCCTTGGGAATATGAGCAAGCGCGCAAGCTGTTCGAGGAGCAGATCGACTGGGCGCGGGCGGGCGGCCGGGCGCTTCCCTCGCAAATCGAATATGGCGCCATGCTGGAAGTGCCGTCGCTGGCCGAAATGCTTGACCAGTTACTGCCCCGGGTGAACTTCCTGTCCATCGGCACCAATGACCTGACCCAGTTCCTGTTCGCCGCCGACCGGGCCGATCCGCGGCTCGCCGAGCGCTACGACTGGCTCAGCCCCGCCATCCTGCGCTTCCTCAAGCGAGTCATCGATGCGGCCAATGCCGCCGACGTCCCAGTGCGGATTTGCGGCGAGATGGCCGGCCGTCCGCTTGAAGCGATGGCGCTGATCGGTCTCGGCGCCGAGCGCTTCTCGATCACGCCGGCGGCGGTCGGGCCGACCAAGGCGATGGTCCGCTCGCTCGACGTCGACGCGATCCGGGCCCG